The Garra rufa unplaced genomic scaffold, GarRuf1.0 hap1_unplaced_011, whole genome shotgun sequence genome includes a window with the following:
- the LOC141314602 gene encoding cell adhesion molecule CEACAM5-like yields the protein MGSSALPLILLLMSFIHAGLTQGTSTLTVTPDNTVFTGETVILTCVIEYYYYWTYEWFKENRYLQVSQMTENGNTLTIRAAAESDAGLYWCRRRNGQSVSSQSNSVSLIVKDKPWPYLTVNPQSPVFTGDTVTLSCDVRQSTGWTIHWRKDSKPEYTDGATKTIKSVSVSDGGRYQCRAERGNYYSEFMRPKPVVDVHPDRSVFRGETVTLTCHIQQTGDWRYSWNKEGNQVNSAEQTQKYIISSVDWSHSGVYSCGGTQSKAPTYSQMSDGVTLTVSDKPWPYLTVNPQSPVFTGDTVTLSCDVGQLTGWTIHWRKDSKPEYTDTANKTIKSVSVSDGGRYQCRAERGNYYSEFSNTVKITVKLRPKPVVDVHPDRSVFRGETITLTCHIQQTGDWRYSWYKGGNQVNSAEQNQKYIISSVDWSHSGVYSCGGTQSKAPTYSQMSDGVTLTVSNKPWPYLTVNPQSPVFTGDTVTLSCDVGQSTGWTIHWRKDSNPEYTDTATKTIESVSVSDGGRYWCRAERGNYYNYLSNKAEIEVKLRPKPVVDVHPDRSVFRGETVTLTCDIQQTGDWRYSWNKGENRVNSTGQNQKYIISSVDWSHSGVYSCKGTQSKAPTYSQMSDGVTLTVS from the exons ATGGGGTCCAGTGCACTGCCTCTCATCCTCT TGCTGATGTCCTTCATCCACGCTGGACTCACTCAAG GCACATCTACTCTGACTGTGACACCAGACAATACTGTATTCACTGGAGAGACGGTCATTCTGACGTGTGTGATTGAGTATTACTATTACTGGACATATGAGTGGTTTAAAGAAAACAGATACCTTCAAGTGTCACAGATGACTGAAAATGGAAACACTCTCACTATCAGAGCAGCTGCTGAGTCTGATGCGGGTCTGTACTGGTGTAGAAGAAGAAATGGACAATCAGTCTCATCACAATCAAACTCTGTTTCTCTCATTGTAAAGG ATAAACCATGGCCATATCTGACTGTCAATCCTCAGAGTCCAGTGTTCACTGGAGACACAGTTACTCTGAGCTGTGATGTGAGACAGTCAACTGGATGGACAATTCACTGGAGAAAAGACTCAAAACCTGAATACACTGATGGAGCAACTAAAACAATCAAGTCTGTGAGTGTCTCTGATGGAGGAAGATACCAGTGCAGAGCAGAACGTGGAAACTATTACAGCGAGTTCA TGAGACCCAAACCTGTAGTTGATGTTCATCCTGACAGAAGTGTGTTCAGAGGAGAGACGGTCACTCTCACATGTCACATACAGCAGACAGGAGACTGGCGATACAGCTGGAATAAAGAAGGAAATCAAGtcaacagcgcagaacaaacccAGAAGTATATAATCTCATCTGTGGATTGGTCTCATAGTGGTGTGTACAGCTGTGGAGGAACTCAGTCAAAAGCCCCAACATACTCACAGATGAGTGATGGAGTTACACTGACAGTATCAG ATAAACCATGGCCATATCTGACTGTCAATCCTCAGAGTCCAGTGTTCACTGGAGACACAGTTACTCTGAGCTGTGATGTGGGACAGTTAACTGGATGGACAATTCACTGGAGAAAAGACTCAAAACCTGAATACACTGATACAGCAAATAAAACAATCAAGTCTGTGAGTGTCTCTGATGGAGGAAGATACCAGTGCAGAGCAGAACGAGGAAACTATTACAGCGAGTTCAGTAATACAGTTAAGATAACAGTAAAAT TGAGACCCAAACCTGTAGTTGATGTTCATCCTGACAGAAGTGTGTTCAGAGGAGAGACGATCACTCTCACATGTCACATACAGCAGACAGGAGACTGGCGATACAGCTGGTATAAAGGAGGAAATCAAGTTAACAGCGCAGAACAAAACCAGAAGTATATAATCTCATCTGTGGATTGGTCTCATAGTGGTGTGTACAGCTGTGGAGGAACTCAGTCAAAAGCCCCAACATACTCACAGATGAGTGATGGAGTTACACTGACAGTATCCA ATAAACCATGGCCATATCTGACTGTCAATCCTCAGAGTCCAGTGTTCACTGGAGACACAGTTACTCTGAGCTGTGATGTGGGACAGTCAACTGGATGGACAATTCACTGGAGAAAAGACTCAAACCCTGAATACACTGATACAGCAACTAAAACAATCGAGTCTGTGAGTGTCTCTGATGGAGGAAGATACTGGTGCAGAGCAGAACGTGGAAACTATTACAATTATCTCAGCAATAAAGCTGAGATAGAAGTAAAAT TGAGACCCAAACCTGTAGTTGATGTTCATCCTGACAGAAGTGTGTTCAGAGGAGAGACGGTCACTCTCACATGTGACATACAGCAGACAGGAGACTGGCGATACAGCTGGAATAAAGGAGAAAATCGAGTTAACAGCACAGGACAAAACCAGAAGTATATAATCTCATCTGTGGATTGGTCTCATAGTGGTGTGTACAGCTGTAAAGGAACTCAGTCAAAAGCCCCAACATACTCACAGATGAGTGATGGAGTTACACTGACAGTATCCA